A region of Paenimyroides aestuarii DNA encodes the following proteins:
- the rplK gene encoding 50S ribosomal protein L11, with protein MAKEISKVVKLQVKGGAANPSPPVGPALGAAGVNIMEFCKQFNARTQDKPGKVLPVQITVYKDKSFDFVVKTPPAAVQLLEAAKLKSGSGQPNRKKVASITWDQVKAIAEDKMADLNAFTIEKAMSMVAGTARSMGITVSGNAPF; from the coding sequence ATGGCAAAAGAAATTAGTAAAGTAGTTAAACTACAAGTTAAGGGAGGTGCTGCGAATCCTTCGCCACCGGTTGGACCTGCTTTGGGGGCTGCTGGAGTTAACATCATGGAATTCTGTAAGCAATTCAATGCAAGAACACAGGATAAACCAGGAAAAGTATTACCAGTACAAATTACAGTTTACAAAGACAAATCTTTTGACTTTGTTGTTAAAACGCCACCTGCTGCTGTTCAATTATTAGAAGCTGCTAAATTAAAATCAGGTTCTGGGCAACCAAACCGTAAAAAAGTAGCATCTATAACATGGGATCAAGTAAAAGCAATCGCTGAAGACAAAATGGCCGATTTGAATGCATTCACAATCGAAAAAGCAATGTCTATGGTTGCCGGAACTGCACGTTCTATGGGAATCACGGTATCAGGAAACGCTCCTTTTTAA
- the nusG gene encoding transcription termination/antitermination protein NusG produces MTESSIKKWYVVRAVSGQENKVKGYIESEIVRLGMEDYLSQVLVPTEKVVSQRDGKKITKERIYFPGYVMIEANLTGELPHIIKSISGVIGFLGETRGGDPVPLRQSEVNRMLGKVDELAVSVDSGLIPYEIGETVKVVDGPFNGFNGTIEKVNEDKRKLEVMVKIFGRKTPLELSFTQVEKI; encoded by the coding sequence ATGACAGAAAGTAGTATAAAAAAATGGTATGTAGTAAGAGCCGTAAGCGGGCAAGAAAATAAAGTAAAAGGTTACATAGAAAGTGAAATCGTACGTTTGGGAATGGAAGATTACTTGTCTCAAGTGTTGGTTCCAACCGAAAAAGTAGTTTCACAACGCGATGGAAAAAAAATAACAAAAGAGCGTATTTATTTTCCGGGTTATGTAATGATCGAAGCAAACCTTACAGGTGAATTACCCCACATAATAAAATCTATATCCGGCGTAATTGGTTTCTTAGGAGAAACTCGTGGAGGAGATCCTGTGCCTTTAAGACAAAGCGAAGTAAACCGCATGCTAGGAAAAGTAGATGAATTAGCTGTTTCTGTAGATAGCGGATTAATTCCTTATGAAATAGGAGAAACAGTAAAAGTTGTCGATGGTCCTTTTAATGGTTTCAACGGAACCATAGAAAAAGTGAACGAAGACAAACGCAAGCTTGAAGTAATGGTGAAAATTTTCGGAAGAAAAACACCTTTAGAATTAAGCTTCACACAAGTAGAAAAAATATAA
- the secE gene encoding preprotein translocase subunit SecE gives MAKVVNYISDAFTELKANVTWTPWAEVQRYTIIVAIFTVVLSLATWGVDTLFSEALAGFFNLLNS, from the coding sequence ATGGCAAAAGTAGTTAATTATATATCTGATGCGTTTACCGAATTAAAAGCAAATGTTACATGGACACCATGGGCAGAGGTGCAACGCTACACAATTATTGTTGCTATCTTTACAGTAGTACTTTCATTAGCTACATGGGGCGTAGATACATTGTTTTCTGAAGCTTTAGCTGGTTTCTTTAACCTTTTAAATTCGTAA
- the rplJ gene encoding 50S ribosomal protein L10: MTREDKSIAIQDLTAQLADTKVIYVADISGLNASTTSDLRRACFKAGIKLEVVKNTLLAKAMETSENEYGDLPSILKGNSAIMIGEAANGPAKIIKEFRKKGDKPILKGAYINEEVYIGDNQLESLVAIKSKEEMIGEIIGLLQSPAQRVISALTNQNKDEE; the protein is encoded by the coding sequence ATGACTAGAGAAGACAAATCAATTGCGATTCAAGATTTAACTGCACAGTTAGCTGACACTAAAGTTATTTATGTTGCAGATATTTCTGGATTAAATGCATCTACTACTTCAGATCTACGTAGAGCTTGTTTCAAAGCAGGTATCAAGTTAGAAGTAGTAAAGAACACATTGCTTGCTAAAGCAATGGAAACATCAGAAAACGAGTATGGTGATTTACCTTCTATTTTAAAAGGAAATAGCGCTATAATGATTGGCGAAGCTGCAAACGGCCCAGCAAAAATCATTAAAGAATTCCGCAAAAAAGGTGATAAACCCATCTTAAAAGGAGCTTATATTAATGAAGAAGTTTATATTGGCGACAACCAATTAGAATCATTAGTAGCTATTAAGTCTAAAGAGGAGATGATTGGAGAAATCATTGGATTGTTACAATCGCCTGCTCAAAGAGTTATTTCTGCTCTTACAAATCAAAACAAAGACGAAGAATAG
- the rplA gene encoding 50S ribosomal protein L1, with protein MAKLTKKQKEAAAKIEKNKLYSLKDASALIKEVASAKFDESVDIAVRLGVDPRKANQMVRGVVTLPHGTGKDVRVLALVTPDKEAEAKAAGADHVGLDDYLQKIKDGWTDIDVIITMPAVMGKLGPLGRVLGPRGLMPNPKTGTVTMDVAKAVQEVKAGKIDFKVDKTGIVHAGIGKVSFGADQITENAAEIIQTLIKLKPTAAKGTYIKSIHISSTMSPAIALDPKAV; from the coding sequence ATGGCAAAATTAACAAAAAAGCAAAAAGAGGCTGCAGCAAAAATTGAGAAGAACAAATTATACTCTTTAAAAGATGCATCTGCATTAATTAAAGAAGTTGCTTCTGCAAAATTTGATGAGTCTGTTGATATTGCAGTACGTTTAGGAGTAGATCCTCGTAAAGCAAATCAAATGGTACGTGGGGTTGTAACATTACCACACGGTACAGGTAAAGATGTAAGAGTGCTAGCATTAGTTACTCCAGACAAAGAAGCAGAAGCTAAAGCAGCTGGTGCAGATCACGTTGGTTTAGACGACTATCTACAAAAAATTAAAGATGGTTGGACAGATATCGATGTAATCATCACAATGCCTGCAGTAATGGGTAAATTAGGACCGTTGGGTCGTGTTTTAGGACCACGCGGATTAATGCCTAACCCAAAAACAGGTACAGTAACAATGGATGTTGCTAAAGCTGTACAAGAAGTTAAAGCTGGTAAAATCGATTTCAAAGTTGATAAAACAGGTATCGTTCACGCAGGTATCGGTAAAGTATCTTTCGGTGCTGACCAAATCACAGAGAACGCTGCTGAAATCATTCAAACATTAATTAAATTAAAACCAACTGCAGCAAAAGGTACTTATATCAAGTCTATTCATATATCAAGTACAATGAGTCCTGCGATTGCTTTAGATCCAAAAGCAGTTTAA
- the tuf gene encoding elongation factor Tu, giving the protein MAKESFDRSKPHLNIGTIGHVDHGKTTLTAAITKVLSDAGLSEAKSFDQIDNAPEEKERGITINTSHVEYATANRHYAHVDCPGHADYVKNMVTGAAQMDGAILVVAATDGPMPQTREHILLGRQVGIPRMVVFMNKVDMVDDAELLELVEMEIRDLLSFYQYDGDNGPVIQGSALGALNGEQKWVDTVMSLMAAVDEWIEEPVRDTEKPFLMPIEDVFTITGRGTVATGRIETGVANTGDPVEIIGMGADKLTSTITGVEMFRKILDRGEAGDNVGLLLRGIDKADIRRGMVIVKPGSVKPHAKFKAEVYILKKEEGGRHTPFHNNYRPQFYVRTTDVTGTIMLPEGTDMVMPGDNLTITVDLLQPIALSVGLRFAIREGGRTVGAGQVTEILD; this is encoded by the coding sequence ATGGCAAAAGAAAGTTTTGATCGTTCGAAACCCCATTTAAACATCGGTACTATCGGACACGTTGATCACGGTAAAACAACATTGACAGCTGCTATTACAAAAGTATTATCAGATGCAGGTTTATCAGAAGCAAAATCATTTGATCAAATTGATAATGCTCCAGAAGAAAAAGAAAGAGGTATTACTATTAATACATCTCACGTAGAATATGCAACAGCTAACCGTCACTATGCGCACGTTGACTGTCCAGGTCACGCGGATTACGTTAAGAACATGGTTACTGGTGCTGCACAAATGGATGGTGCTATCCTTGTAGTTGCTGCTACAGATGGTCCAATGCCACAAACTCGCGAGCACATCTTATTAGGCCGTCAGGTAGGTATTCCTCGTATGGTTGTATTCATGAACAAAGTGGATATGGTTGATGATGCTGAATTATTAGAATTAGTAGAAATGGAAATCCGTGATTTATTATCTTTCTATCAATATGATGGTGATAATGGTCCAGTTATCCAAGGTTCTGCTTTAGGAGCGTTAAATGGTGAGCAAAAATGGGTTGATACAGTAATGAGCTTAATGGCTGCAGTAGATGAGTGGATCGAAGAGCCAGTTCGTGATACTGAAAAACCATTCTTAATGCCAATCGAAGACGTTTTCACAATTACAGGTCGTGGAACTGTTGCTACAGGTCGTATCGAAACAGGTGTTGCAAACACAGGTGATCCGGTTGAAATCATTGGTATGGGTGCAGATAAATTAACTTCTACAATTACAGGGGTTGAAATGTTCCGTAAAATCTTAGACCGTGGTGAAGCAGGTGATAACGTAGGTTTATTATTACGTGGTATCGATAAAGCTGATATCCGTCGTGGTATGGTTATCGTTAAGCCAGGTTCAGTTAAGCCACACGCTAAATTCAAAGCAGAGGTTTATATCTTGAAAAAAGAAGAAGGTGGACGTCACACTCCATTCCACAATAACTACCGTCCACAGTTCTACGTTCGTACAACTGACGTAACAGGAACAATCATGTTACCAGAAGGAACGGATATGGTTATGCCTGGAGATAACTTAACAATCACTGTTGATTTATTACAACCAATCGCATTATCAGTAGGTTTACGTTTCGCTATCCGCGAAGGTGGTCGTACAGTAGGTGCTGGTCAGGTAACTGAAATTTTAGACTAA
- the rplL gene encoding 50S ribosomal protein L7/L12 produces the protein MADLKQFAEQLVNLTVKEVNELATILKDEYGIEPAAAAVVVAGGGDAGAGAEEQTEFTVVLKEAGASKLAVVKAVKELTGLGLKEAKDLVDGTPANVKEGVSKDEAEGLKKALEEAGAVVELK, from the coding sequence ATGGCAGATTTGAAACAATTCGCAGAACAATTGGTTAACTTAACAGTTAAAGAAGTTAACGAATTAGCAACTATATTAAAAGATGAGTATGGTATCGAACCAGCTGCTGCAGCAGTAGTTGTTGCTGGTGGTGGTGATGCTGGTGCTGGTGCTGAAGAGCAAACAGAATTCACAGTAGTATTGAAAGAGGCTGGTGCTTCTAAATTAGCTGTAGTTAAAGCTGTTAAAGAATTAACAGGTTTAGGATTAAAAGAAGCTAAAGATTTAGTTGACGGTACTCCTGCAAACGTTAAAGAAGGTGTTTCTAAAGACGAAGCAGAAGGATTGAAAAAAGCATTAGAAGAAGCTGGTGCTGTTGTTGAGTTAAAATAA